GGATTTCCAGTCCTGGTTATGTACACATAAATTCACCTTGAGGTTCGACCTGCTGTTATAATTGTGTATCAACTTCCAGGCGAGTCGGAGAAGGACAAAGAAATGATGGGTGACGATCCCAACGCCGCCGCCTGCGTTTCCACCTCTGCAACGTTGATACTGATCTTCGCAACGGCCCTCCTGCAACGCTGAACCTTCTACTCCCTTTTCCATTGTTACCCTTCCATTAGCGTTatgccttttatctctctctctcttaaagaattCTGGAGTTGGAAACCAGCagttcttgttatttattgtctCCGCTTGAAAGTTATCTCCTAATCATACCTACCTGTAGAGTTTCAACTTAGTGCATAGTGATCTGTATATAGAATATTTCTATAAGAAATAAAGGTGTATCTTTACCAGGgtagtttgttttttcatttcgatTTTAAAATGTAACGTTTCTTAcactatcttcttttttttagacTGTATATTCAGTCAACGGCTCCGTACTTCCTGGTAGTGTTTTCAAAAGTACGAAATGCCTCTTCACATTCTTTGCTTTCCAAAGGGAACTGATGTCTCGCGCACCATAGGTTGATATAGACCAAACATCTCAAATATGATTCACGTAATATTGACCCTTACCGAGTATACAAATGAAATTGTACGAATGAGTTCATATTGTCAGTGCAAGTCtataaatcacaataataaaataagtagaaATCGAAAATTTCTTACCGGTAGCCACTTGGTTACTGAATCAAATCAGTGATGAGAAATGGAAGTGTTTAATGTTggcttttcacaataaaagtcATGGCTGTCTTGTCTAAATTTAGAATAAAATGATAGTCTATAAAAATCTGAGATGCTAAATGATCACTATTTGCTCAGAGTACTTAAAAAGGAAAGCGTTGTAAACAAAAATGTTTCAGTGTCCCTTTTCATACTGTCCGGACTCTAGACAAGAGGTATTGAGCGTCGAGGCAGATTTTTGAGTCTTCAATTCTATTTCCTGAGGGAAACATTTTACTAGCCGCAGGAAAAGGCTTTTTTATGAAGTAAATAACATTCTtataactgaaaataacattGAACGCCCTCtcccacaaaaataaataaatgatgcaaGAACTTAACTGAGAGAAATGTCAATTGTAATTGGTATGGCAAAGAGCCTAAGGTTTTTATGAAGTAAGTAACATTCTTATAATTGAAAATAACACTGAATACCCTctcccacaaaaaaagaaaaagaattaaaactTGAATAAATAATGTAAGAAATTAACTGAAAGAAATATCTATTGTAATTGGTATGACAAAGAGCTCAAGGTTTTTATGAAGCAAATGACAGTCTTATAACAGACAATAACATTGATTAccttccccacaaaaaaaaaaaaataataataataatgatataagaaaTTAACTGAGAGAAATATCTATTGTAATTGGTATGACAAAGAGCTCAAGAAATATGACACGTTAAGAATAATCCTTGCTTTACTGACAATATAATTTGACAAACTGCAGAAAATAATCTAACTGCTTATAACAACCCCAGGATAGCGACAAACAACTGTGCCCATATCTTGCCCAGGTCTATCggacaggaaaaagaaaaaaaagggacttATCATCATCAAGAAAAGTGGAGACCTGCTTTTCGAAAATTGGTAAACTAAAGAACAGAGCCTGAGGAACAATTCCAGAGATTCACAGTGAAGGCAAAAACTGTGCCGATCTGTCATGTGAAAATTGCTGACTTCCACCGAATCAAGATGGGAAGGAGTGTTACTGGGTCATCTGAATGATAGAAAATGactaggaagaaaaggaaaaagacacTATATAGATGGATGGATCATAGATAATTCCCTCAAAATGGGTCGGTAGGCGAAGATTGCTGATACATAGGAGGAAAAGAGCTACGAGAGAACAGAAACTTGAGAACCGATTTGAATGGAGGAGAAAAAACCATCCGTGGGTAGTTTGGACGAGACAGCTTTATATTATTCTGTCTAAGCACCAGAGATACCAAGAGTAATGATCAAAAACTGTCTGAATTCCTGTTAAGGCGATCATCTAGCACATGCAGTGAAGGAATTACAAGTTCGCAGCGAATCTTGCAAGGTGGAAACTATGCTGGACTTAGACTGCCTGACAAAATGAGAACTATATAAGTAAGGTATCATTGCATGAATAACAGCCGGATTTAAAGCACAATGAAGTTATTTCAAGTGGAATTTATTTCATGCCAAAGGCTaggaatgattaattaaaacaataatatgTATAACTACCATTCAAGTATATACAGAGTTTGGAGTTGTAATAGATTAACAAACATTGTACTGACGGTCATCTTCTGTTTTAAGGAAGActattgataaaaaattattaaacaaaatgtgACTCCAACAACATATCTTGTACATTGTACACTCTTAGCTAGGTACAGTATTTCAATGTCTGTAAGTCGCTCAACGAAAGGAAGCTTTAGCCTGGGTTTCTACCTCTAAGGTAGATCtagattttggaaaataattccaTCCTGAATTCAGAAGGGTTTTGATATCTTTACAGGATAATGTATCACTTGGCCCATGAAGTTTAAATCGCTTTCTGCACAGAACATCCCTGGGCACATCAAGGAGATCTGAAAAGTGCACTAAATCCCAGTCAGCAATTTTGAGAACACGTAGTTCTGATAGGAGTTTGAAATTGATGGCTGGCTTCCTAATTTTTACACTAGGACTAAGGAATACGAGTTCTTGTATGTGAGGAAGTATTTGGAAAAGCTGGTTATAAGCATTTACCTCAGATGGTCTTATGACCAATGATGTCACTTGAGGGAAGACGATGTGCTCAGGGAGTTCTTCACTGCTGCAGCTCAGTCCATGTCTGAATTCAAGAGTCAGCTCTTCAACAGCAGGAAAATCCAAAAGAAGTTCGCTAAGGTCTTTTATATCCACCGCGCCCAACAAAGCTCCATCGAGTTGAAGTTTCTTGGCTCGTTTTCCAAAAAGGGAAAAGGTTCCCCTTTTGGGTTCATCTTGGCATATGGATCGCATATTCACTAACCTGACTGCTTTGGGACATAACGAAGCCTCGGAGAGTCTTTCAAAGTTCCTATAAAGATCTTCATCTCGACCAGACGATAACATATGAATGCTAAAATTTTCAATATCACAAGTAACCCGAATCAAATCTTCAACTACATTTGGTACATTTTCAGCAGATGTAAAATACTCTCCTATGGCAAGGGGCCCAAGATCTGGAACCTTATCTCTCAACTGCAAATACTTTTCCATACAAGCATTAACGTTGGTCAAGCTGCTATGAACATATTTGAGTTTCTTAAAAACAATCCACGCAAGAACAAAGAACTCTCTAGTAACAGCACAATATCCAGTTGACAAATCACTGAGATTTGGCCATGATGCCTGAATATTGGGGTTTGTTCCTTTTCTAAATTCTGCTAATAGTCTTTCAGGGTCAGTTTCTGTCACATTGAAAAATAGATCCATAAGCATTTCTAAAGAGAGCTGTTTATTCCAAGGCTGTCGCTCGGTTATGTGAAGAACAGTTAGAGGGCAGTATTGTTTGGCTAAAGCTAAAACTGCTTTGTTACTATTGCTTCCTAATTTCAAAACACTCAGGGAGGGACATTTTGGCAAGAGTCCCTCTAGAACTGAGGTATCAAACTTCAAGTCTATACCAGTCAAGTCCAGCGTTTGCAGCTGAAATTCTTGACAGTAACTGTAGCATTCATTAAAGGCCGCTGTCTGGCGTAATGGCGACGTGTGACATTTCTCTGGGTAGACAGTGACTCGTCTTAGATTGGCAGCTAAAGCGATGAGGAAACTTTGGCTGAAATCTTGGCCGCTGGAGGGCATGAGGTAGGCGTGCAGAAGCTCCCCCTGCATGGATGGGGATATTCTGAAGGAAGTGTCCATAACACATCCCAAACATAACGTTTGCCCACCGTTATGTACTTCTCCTGCAATACGTAGTTTATATTCCAGTGGACTATTGTCCCTCCGACTGATcttagtaatctatatatataagttaatattaCTTTATGAAATAAAGCCAGCAAATTATCCTCCCACCACCTCAGAGACATAGTCATCATTTAAGTTTTTAAGCATTCACGAAGATTTAAATATTAGGTTTACTTATAATGAAACTTACGTACTTAGCTGCCTGTGAATATAAAGAAACCTGAAAGCAAATCTCTACCATACATAGATGATTCACAAGAtgatcgcatatatatatatatatatatatatatatatatatatatatatatatatatatgtatatatatatatatatatatatatatatataaatatatatatataattatgttgtgAACCTTCTGTATAatgtagttataatatatatatatatatatagatatatatatatatatatatatatatatgtgtgtgtgtgtgtgtgtgtgtatgtgtatacttaaaattaaaaaagtgcTTGATTATTGGCAACATTGGACGGGCATAAAAAGTATTGGTAACGCTGCTTACAGGCATAAGCAGGCTGAGAAAGGGTTACTGTTCAGGTGGTAGATTGGGGAAGGAGTTTTGGGTGTAGGAAGATTGGGTGGGACAGGTGGAGAGGGGTATGTGGCCATTTGCCTTCTTGAGAGCTTTCACAGTTGCTATTGGCTTCAGAGCACTACATCAACTGACGCATCATCACATGTCGCTTTAACACTTTTAATTGGTTGGCTGAGACAGATATATCATCAGCACAAAAGCGTATGGTAGAAGGTGCATTGGTGGGCAAGCACTTGTGTTTTTTTGTAAACTTTCCTGCTATTGGCAAAAATGGAATGGCTGATTGAGTATGCGTCATGGTCATACCATAAAAACTCTTTCTCTAATTGGCTACATGTGAAGAGTATCAATGTCTGTGTAGCAAGGCGTGCTTCTCTCCTTTGTCCAGTTCTGTGTCAGTTCTCTGTTTTCATCCACAAAATGCCTTCCCCTCTTCCCGTTGCTTTTGTTGCAGTGTCTGCAGCATTGCAGGTGCTTTCACTGCTGTGTGTGGAGCAATGTATTTTGTCTAAGGCTTCCCCATCTTCTAAGAGGGCTAGGAAGTTGTACTGAATATTTTACTACAGTTGTTATTTATAAGCATTTCTACCAATTAGAGTTATGTGATATTGACAAGGTGAGGTTAGGAAGTTGCCGTTTTAcattctgtagtgtatattttattataaacggATATTTCCATTATCTGGCAGGCTCTTGGATGTATTAATCTGGATAAGAGACAGATTGATATAAAAAGTCAAGATGTAGACATTTTGCACAGTCTGATCCCAAAAAACCATTATTATACCTCTTGGCAGCTAAAAcacaactccctctctctctctatcatcttcaTTGATACACATCCAAAATTTCTTCCCTTACATacctacttttatatattttcatgaacACTTCCATAATCGGCAAAAGCATGCAGtactgatagttttaattttctataattaATATCTTGGAAACATTTGGCCACCTAGCAGCGCCTATTCAGCTCTATTTTCTGATGGTAGCAAAGcctacatactcatatatatgagagagagagagagagggagagagagagagagagagagagagagagagtgagagagagagattcaaggccACCATCAGTATTACCATACTACTACAGCGTGCATTTCTTATCGTGAATCAGTTGCCAACTGTACTATACTGTTCCAGGTACTAACATTGAGAATTGCAAAGAGCAAGGAGCCCCGTTTACGTACACTAAAGTGACTAAACATTCACTGGACAGTTtggaaaaattattgtttttcttcaccTCATAATCTCCAAGAATCTATACATTACTGAAAACATTCAAGTAACAATGCACAGTTTACCTTGTCATTTATGGCGGCTTCTTGTATGCATCTCGTAAGGCGAACGAAATATTCAACGCAGAGGTCTAGCAGCTTCCTCGGATACATCATTCCTCTGTACTggtaacaaaagaggaaaaagctCACAGTTTGAGGTTCATTTTGTGAACAAGCAAAGTAGCACAGCAGTACTCAGTCTCACGAGTTACAGGGAATACAATGTTGAAGCTGTTATCGCAATCATTCAGCAACAAAATGCGGCAGTGCATGAGAAAGACAACAACTGTTGAGTGCTTAAACCCATATACGATGTTCTTTATAGTAAGCTATATGGCCGTCAAAGGTATTTTTGCATCCACGAACACTTGaccaatttttaatttatatacgtAATTCAAAGGCATTATACACTTAATTAAATATGTGGCCCAGGTCTCCAAAATGGCAACACTTATCTACCAACTGAAGTTGCCAATTGCCTTTATGAAGAAAATACAGTGAAGGCGTATGGAGGAAAAGCAACGATGTATCCACATGTAACAATTGccctaaacttttatcaaatgaCAATAGTTGTTAATATACTAATACATTATACTATATGAGACAGAACGAAAGGcatcgaggggagagagagagacagagagatccaTTTAAAGTTATGCGTGATCTTAAGCAATTTTTCATAAGTGGTTATTTCCTCAGCTGTTACAATGAAAGCAGGGTCTTGACATACAGGTGCTTTGTCTTATTATTGTGAGAGTGGATTAGAATTCCATCGCAGAGACGACCGCCAATTAAGGGTGgtaatatcatatttcataagcGAAGGCGAGATTCTAGGCTATCAGCACAACGTAACTAGCTAAACTAGAGCATAAACATCTGTATGCTTGCAAAGTTCTAGAAGGGAATTaacaaatagaaaacagtagTTATTGCAAATATTTCTATAGGTAATGATGAGCGAGATTCGTGATGTGTGGATTTATTTGAAGATTGCCGTCATTTCTAAGGGAGCAGGTACAATAGTAATAGCTATAAAACTGTTAAACAGATGAATGCCCTGACCTAAGTACTTTGAGTAAAAATCTAGGTATTCTGACGAAAAGTTCGTCGGCAATGCAATCTGTAGGTTTTGCTAGGCggagttgattgatttatttttttatgctctctGTGATCCTTTTGGGTTTCCAGTTAAGTCCCTTttcatagaaattaaaaaaaatttatttatgttttattgaaGATTAATGTCAAATcattataaaacaatatatgGCACTTGAACAAAATACCTTGTACATTTTCTATAACAGTACTTCACCGCTCGCATGAGCAGATTCACTTATGGCACGTGTTGCATTGTTCAGCTTGTTACTCACAGTAAAATTGATCCCTAGACTCTGCTTCTAGGGTAGATGcagattttggaaaataattccaTGCTGAATTCGAAAGGCTTCTGACGTCTTCACAGGACAATGTATCACTTGGACCATAAAGTTTAAATCGTTCTCTGTACTGAATATCATTGGGCACATCAAGGACACCAGGAAGGTGCACTAAATCCCAGTCAGCAATTTTGAGAACACGCAGTTCTGGCAAAAGTTTGAAATCGATGgccagttttttaataattttcacacTGGGACGAAGGAACACAAGCTCTCTTATGTGAGGAAGCATTTGGAAAAGCTGGTTGTAAGCATCTGCCTCAGTTACTGGTCTAATGAACAAAGAAGATACTTGAGGGAAGACGAGGCGCCCAGGTAGTTCATCACTGCTGCAGCTCAGTCCATGTCTGAATTCAAGAGTCAGCTCTTCTACATTAGGAAAATCCAAAAGAAGTTCGCTAAGGTCTTTTATATCCACCGCGCCCAACAAAGCTCCGTCGAGTTGAAGTTTCTTGGCTCGTTTTCCAAAAAGGGAAAAGGTTCCCCTTTTCGGTTCAGCCTGGCATATAGTTCGAATATTCATTAACCTGACTGCCTTGGGACATAACGAAGCCTCGGAGAGTTTTTCAAAGTGTTCATAAAGATTTTTACATCGATCAGAAGACATATAAATGGTAAAAGTTTCAATATCACAAGCAACCCGAACCAAATCTTCAACTATATATGGTATGTTgtcaacaaatgaaaaatattttcctatGGCAAGGGGGCCAAGATCTGGAACTTTACTTCTCAGCTGCAAATACTTTGCCTCGCAAGCAGTAGTTCGGTTCACACTACTATGAACATATTTGAGTTTCTTAAAAACAATCCAGGCAAGAACAAAGAACTCATTAGTGAGATCACAATATCCAGTTGACAAATTACTGAGATTTGGCCATGCTGCTCTCATATGgggattttttctctttccaattTTCTTTAGTAATTTTTCTGGGTCATCTTTTGTCACATCAAAAAACACTTCCATCAACGTTGGTAACGAAAGCTGTTTATTCCAAGGTTGCGGCTCTGTTATGTGAAGGACCGTTAAAGGGCAGTATTGCTTAGCTAAAGCTAAAACGACTTTGTTACCATTGCTTCCTAATTTCAAAACATTCAGGGAGAGACATTTCGGCAATAGTCCCTCTAGAGCAGAGGTATCAAATTCCAAGTCGACACCAGTCAAGTCCAGCGTTTGCAGTTGATATGCTTGACAGTAACCGTAGCAATCATTGAAGGTCGACGTCTGGCGTAATGGTATGTACCCACTCCATTGGTAGACAGTGATTCGTCTTAGATTGGCAGCTAAAGCGATGAGGAAACTTTGGCTGAAGTCCTCGCCGCTGGAGGGCATGAGGTAGGCGTGCAGAAGCTCCTCTGCGTGGATGGGGATATTCCGAGGGAGCGTCCATAACATATCCCACATACGTTTCACCGCT
This is a stretch of genomic DNA from Macrobrachium nipponense isolate FS-2020 chromosome 46, ASM1510439v2, whole genome shotgun sequence. It encodes these proteins:
- the LOC135214845 gene encoding uncharacterized protein LOC135214845 codes for the protein MQGELLHAYLMPSSGQDFSQSFLIALAANLRRVTVYPEKCHTSPLRQTAAFNECYSYCQEFQLQTLDLTGIDLKFDTSVLEGLLPKCPSLSVLKLGSNSNKAVLALAKQYCPLTVLHITERQPWNKQLSLEMLMDLFFNVTETDPERLLAEFRKGTNPNIQASWPNLSDLSTGYCAVTREFFVLAWIVFKKLKYVHSSLTNVNACMEKYLQLRDKVPDLGPLAIGEYFTSAENVPNVVEDLIRVTCDIENFSIHMLSSGRDEDLYRNFERLSEASLCPKAVRLVNMRSICQDEPKRGTFSLFGKRAKKLQLDGALLGAVDIKDLSELLLDFPAVEELTLEFRHGLSCSSEELPEHIVFPQVTSLVIRPSEVNAYNQLFQILPHIQELVFLSPSVKIRKPAINFKLLSELRVLKIADWDLVHFSDLLDVPRDVLCRKRFKLHGPSDTLSCKDIKTLLNSGWNYFPKSRSTLEVETQAKASFR
- the LOC135214844 gene encoding uncharacterized protein LOC135214844 isoform X2; protein product: MYIAVKRMWDMLWTLPRNIPIHAEELLHAYLMPSSGEDFSQSFLIALAANLRRITVYQWSGYIPLRQTSTFNDCYGYCQAYQLQTLDLTGVDLEFDTSALEGLLPKCLSLNVLKLGSNGNKVVLALAKQYCPLTVLHITEPQPWNKQLSLPTLMEVFFDVTKDDPEKLLKKIGKRKNPHMRAAWPNLSNLSTGYCDLTNEFFVLAWIVFKKLKYVHSSVNRTTACEAKYLQLRSKVPDLGPLAIGKYFSFVDNIPYIVEDLVRVACDIETFTIYMSSDRCKNLYEHFEKLSEASLCPKAVRLMNIRTICQAEPKRGTFSLFGKRAKKLQLDGALLGAVDIKDLSELLLDFPNVEELTLEFRHGLSCSSDELPGRLVFPQVSSLFIRPVTEADAYNQLFQMLPHIRELVFLRPSVKIIKKLAIDFKLLPELRVLKIADWDLVHLPGVLDVPNDIQYRERFKLYGPSDTLSCEDVRSLSNSAWNYFPKSASTLEAESRDQFYCE
- the LOC135214844 gene encoding uncharacterized protein LOC135214844 isoform X1 translates to MIYPRKLLDLCIENFVRLTKYIQLAAISDKEMYIAVKRMWDMLWTLPRNIPIHAEELLHAYLMPSSGEDFSQSFLIALAANLRRITVYQWSGYIPLRQTSTFNDCYGYCQAYQLQTLDLTGVDLEFDTSALEGLLPKCLSLNVLKLGSNGNKVVLALAKQYCPLTVLHITEPQPWNKQLSLPTLMEVFFDVTKDDPEKLLKKIGKRKNPHMRAAWPNLSNLSTGYCDLTNEFFVLAWIVFKKLKYVHSSVNRTTACEAKYLQLRSKVPDLGPLAIGKYFSFVDNIPYIVEDLVRVACDIETFTIYMSSDRCKNLYEHFEKLSEASLCPKAVRLMNIRTICQAEPKRGTFSLFGKRAKKLQLDGALLGAVDIKDLSELLLDFPNVEELTLEFRHGLSCSSDELPGRLVFPQVSSLFIRPVTEADAYNQLFQMLPHIRELVFLRPSVKIIKKLAIDFKLLPELRVLKIADWDLVHLPGVLDVPNDIQYRERFKLYGPSDTLSCEDVRSLSNSAWNYFPKSASTLEAESRDQFYCE